The proteins below come from a single Rhodococcus sp. WMMA185 genomic window:
- a CDS encoding rhodanese-like domain-containing protein — MSYAGDIAPRQAWELLRDNPRAVLVDVRTDAEWKYVGVPDISSLGRQTVLVEWVTYPSGARNDNFVDQLKEAGISGGDDAPVIFLCRSGQRSIGAAEAATAAGISPSYNVLDGFEGALDAEGHRGAVGWRALGLPWRQW, encoded by the coding sequence GTGAGTTACGCAGGCGACATCGCTCCGAGACAAGCATGGGAACTACTTCGAGACAATCCCCGGGCCGTGCTCGTCGATGTGCGGACGGACGCCGAGTGGAAGTACGTCGGAGTTCCCGACATCTCGTCCCTAGGCCGCCAGACGGTGCTGGTCGAATGGGTGACCTATCCATCGGGTGCGCGTAACGACAACTTCGTGGACCAGCTGAAAGAGGCGGGGATCTCGGGTGGCGACGACGCCCCCGTGATCTTTCTCTGTCGCTCGGGCCAGAGGTCCATCGGTGCGGCGGAAGCCGCGACAGCGGCGGGCATCAGTCCGTCGTACAACGTGCTCGACGGTTTCGAAGGCGCGCTCGATGCCGAAGGTCATCGTGGAGCGGTAGGTTGGCGGGCGCTGGGCCTGCCTTGGAGGCAATGGTGA
- a CDS encoding Rv0361 family membrane protein, which yields MSDSGESPRSEGDGGDPVDPRRVTATPFIAAVAITVAILLIIVVSGWLSPAEENITEADRINRVVADFIAAHNQNDTEVQESLVCPSWSDDRSALRGLEGEITLQQVESSEVNGNRAQAVVRISAADSGEESTATWRLTRDGDNWLVCD from the coding sequence ATGTCTGATTCGGGCGAATCGCCGCGCAGCGAGGGGGACGGGGGCGACCCAGTGGACCCCCGCCGTGTGACGGCGACTCCTTTCATCGCCGCCGTCGCCATCACCGTCGCCATCCTGCTCATCATCGTGGTGTCCGGCTGGCTCTCGCCGGCCGAGGAGAACATCACGGAGGCAGATCGCATCAACCGGGTGGTTGCGGACTTCATCGCGGCGCACAACCAGAACGACACCGAAGTGCAGGAATCGCTCGTCTGTCCGTCCTGGTCCGACGACCGCTCGGCACTGAGGGGGCTGGAAGGCGAGATCACGCTGCAACAGGTGGAGTCGTCCGAGGTCAACGGCAATCGGGCACAGGCCGTGGTCCGGATCAGCGCCGCGGATTCCGGTGAGGAGTCGACCGCTACCTGGCGCTTGACGCGAGATGGGGACAACTGGCTGGTGTGCGATTGA
- a CDS encoding FAD-dependent oxidoreductase yields the protein MTDQTRPDSAPTQARPLRVAIVGAGPAGIYAADALMKSDTASDGGISIDLFERMPAPFGLIRYGVAPDHPRIKGIVTALHKVLDKPSVRLLGNIDYGSDITLDDLHRFYDAVIFSTGANADRALNIPGIDLDGSYGAADFVSWYDGHPDVPRDWPLDAEKVAVLGVGNVALDVARVLAKTGDELLPTDIPANVYEGLKANKAVEVHVFGRRGPAQAKFTPLELRELDHSPTIEVIVDPEDIDYDEGSEQARRNSKQVDMVANTLQDWAIRDVGNRPHKLFLHFFESPAEVLGQDGKVVGLRTERTQLDGTGNVKGTGKFNDWDVQAVYRAVGYLSQNIAKLPFDEQAGTVPNEAGRVIIDDTATGSARFMPATYVTGWIKRGPVGLIGHTKGDANETVANLLEDRPQFAEPADPREDAIIEFLEGKQVPYTTWQGWYRLDAHERSLGEPEGRERIKVVEREDMLRASQPGQA from the coding sequence ATGACTGATCAGACTCGTCCGGATTCTGCGCCGACCCAGGCCCGCCCGCTGCGCGTAGCGATAGTCGGTGCCGGCCCCGCCGGTATCTATGCAGCCGACGCACTCATGAAATCCGATACCGCGTCTGACGGCGGGATCAGCATCGACCTCTTCGAGCGGATGCCCGCACCCTTCGGCTTGATCCGGTATGGCGTCGCCCCCGACCATCCGCGCATCAAGGGCATCGTCACCGCACTGCACAAGGTGCTCGACAAGCCGAGCGTGCGCCTTCTCGGCAACATCGATTACGGCAGCGACATCACCCTCGACGACCTGCACAGGTTCTACGACGCGGTCATCTTCTCCACCGGCGCCAACGCCGACCGCGCCCTCAACATCCCGGGCATCGATCTCGACGGAAGCTACGGCGCCGCCGACTTCGTTTCCTGGTACGACGGCCACCCCGACGTCCCGCGCGACTGGCCCCTCGACGCCGAGAAGGTCGCCGTCCTCGGTGTCGGCAACGTTGCCCTCGATGTCGCCCGAGTTCTCGCCAAGACCGGTGACGAACTCCTCCCGACGGACATTCCCGCCAATGTCTACGAGGGCCTCAAGGCCAACAAGGCCGTGGAAGTCCATGTCTTCGGCCGCCGCGGTCCGGCCCAGGCCAAGTTCACCCCTCTCGAACTACGTGAACTCGACCACTCCCCGACCATCGAGGTCATTGTCGACCCCGAGGACATCGACTACGACGAAGGTTCGGAACAGGCCCGTCGCAATTCCAAGCAGGTCGACATGGTCGCCAACACCCTGCAGGACTGGGCCATCCGCGACGTCGGCAATCGCCCGCACAAGCTGTTCCTGCACTTCTTCGAATCGCCCGCCGAGGTGCTCGGCCAGGACGGCAAAGTCGTTGGACTGCGCACCGAACGCACCCAACTCGATGGCACCGGCAACGTCAAGGGCACCGGAAAATTCAACGATTGGGACGTTCAAGCCGTCTACCGCGCGGTGGGCTACCTGTCGCAGAACATCGCCAAGCTTCCGTTCGACGAACAGGCAGGCACCGTCCCCAACGAGGCAGGACGCGTCATCATCGACGACACTGCCACCGGAAGTGCCCGATTCATGCCCGCCACCTACGTCACCGGGTGGATCAAGCGCGGGCCTGTCGGTTTGATCGGCCACACCAAGGGCGACGCCAACGAGACCGTTGCGAACCTACTCGAGGACCGGCCACAGTTCGCTGAGCCCGCCGACCCCAGGGAAGACGCGATCATCGAGTTCCTCGAAGGCAAGCAGGTTCCGTATACCACCTGGCAGGGCTGGTACCGCCTCGACGCGCACGAGCGCAGCCTGGGCGAGCCGGAAGGCCGCGAGCGTATCAAGGTCGTCGAGCGTGAAGACATGCTCCGGGCGAGCCAACCCGGCCAGGCCTGA
- a CDS encoding amidohydrolase family protein, with product MFDAHVHIIDPRFPVFENHGYLPEHFTIADYRARMEGLGVDGGAVVTASYQGTDYAYLLAALEELGPGWVGVAQLEPDVSDETILELDRAGVRAIRFNLRRTATDLKLLTQQALRAYDLAGWHAEFYVDATLLLSLEPVFAKLPAVCIDHLGMSTRGLPYLLDLVDRGARVKATGFGRATIENVGGVLRQIHAVNPDALMFGTDLPGSRARRVFQDSDIDIIADAVGAGFTAVMGGNARRWYRCEADAGAR from the coding sequence GTGTTTGACGCCCACGTTCACATCATCGATCCCAGGTTCCCAGTATTCGAGAATCACGGGTATCTGCCCGAGCACTTCACGATCGCCGACTACCGCGCGCGCATGGAAGGCCTCGGAGTCGATGGTGGTGCCGTGGTCACGGCCTCTTACCAGGGGACGGACTACGCCTATCTGTTGGCCGCGCTGGAAGAACTGGGCCCCGGCTGGGTTGGTGTCGCACAACTCGAGCCCGATGTCAGTGACGAGACCATTCTCGAACTGGACCGCGCGGGAGTCAGGGCTATCCGATTCAACCTCCGCCGTACCGCGACCGATCTGAAACTTCTCACCCAACAGGCTCTGCGAGCCTACGACCTTGCCGGCTGGCACGCGGAATTCTACGTGGACGCCACGCTGCTGCTTTCACTCGAGCCGGTATTCGCCAAGCTGCCCGCCGTGTGTATCGACCACCTCGGTATGTCCACCCGAGGCCTGCCGTACCTGCTCGATCTCGTCGACCGGGGCGCCCGCGTGAAAGCCACCGGATTCGGGCGAGCCACCATCGAGAACGTCGGCGGCGTACTTCGCCAGATCCACGCCGTCAATCCCGACGCCCTCATGTTCGGCACCGACCTGCCGGGCAGCCGTGCCCGAAGAGTGTTCCAGGACAGCGACATCGACATCATCGCCGACGCCGTGGGCGCCGGCTTCACAGCCGTCATGGGCGGGAACGCCCGACGATGGTATCGCTGTGAAGCCGACGCCGGAGCTCGATAG
- a CDS encoding sugar kinase, protein MITFGETMGLLTAQDIGPLELSRQFRYGIGGAESNVAIGVARLGGSVTWFGRVGHDATGDMIERRLVAEQITATVTRDPRPTGLMIKHHRFGHVAHVDYHRHHSAASALHPNDIPRHAIAQSRILHVTGITPALSQSAADTVTSAVEIAHAAGLLVSIDINYRSKLWSPDEAAPALRRLVERGDIVFAGPEEAHLVLGADAPSADTDAHLAQSLTALGPTEAIIKSGSRGCTALIDGEAHQMPAMTVEALDTVGAGDAFVAGYLAEHLRGASPEQRVRTAIHVGALAVTVPGDCEGLPTRADLELPLRSEDVQR, encoded by the coding sequence ATGATCACGTTTGGGGAAACAATGGGCCTTCTCACCGCGCAGGACATCGGACCGCTCGAGTTGTCGAGACAGTTCCGCTACGGCATCGGCGGCGCCGAATCCAATGTCGCAATCGGTGTCGCACGACTCGGCGGATCCGTGACCTGGTTCGGTCGTGTAGGACACGACGCAACCGGCGACATGATTGAACGTCGGCTCGTGGCAGAACAGATAACCGCGACAGTCACCCGAGATCCACGTCCAACCGGGCTGATGATCAAGCATCACCGCTTCGGCCATGTAGCCCATGTCGACTATCACCGCCACCACAGCGCCGCCAGTGCTCTGCATCCCAACGACATCCCACGTCACGCCATCGCGCAGTCTCGGATCCTGCACGTCACCGGGATCACCCCGGCTCTGAGTCAATCGGCCGCCGACACGGTGACCTCCGCAGTCGAGATCGCTCATGCTGCAGGGCTTCTCGTTTCCATCGATATCAACTACCGCAGCAAACTCTGGAGTCCCGACGAGGCAGCGCCTGCGCTCCGTCGCCTCGTCGAACGAGGTGACATCGTCTTCGCCGGACCGGAGGAGGCCCACCTCGTCCTCGGCGCCGACGCCCCTTCCGCCGACACCGATGCTCATCTCGCACAGTCACTTACCGCACTCGGCCCCACAGAGGCGATCATCAAGTCCGGATCCCGTGGATGCACCGCGCTGATCGACGGCGAAGCTCACCAGATGCCTGCCATGACGGTCGAGGCATTGGACACCGTCGGTGCCGGCGACGCCTTCGTCGCCGGCTACCTCGCAGAGCATCTCAGAGGCGCTTCACCCGAACAGCGCGTGCGCACCGCCATCCATGTCGGAGCCCTGGCAGTCACCGTTCCCGGCGACTGCGAAGGGCTGCCCACACGTGCCGACCTGGAACTTCCACTGCGGAGCGAAGACGTCCAACGTTGA
- a CDS encoding Fpg/Nei family DNA glycosylase — protein sequence MPELPEVEALADFLREHAAGAVVGRVDVAALSVLKTFDPPITALQGRDVTAVARFGKHLALDCGGLWLVTHLSRGGWLRWIDSPSDAHPKPGKGPLALRVHLFTPEGGAPAFDLTEAGTKKRLAVWVVRDPHDVEGIARLGPDALAISEPEFAALLGSTSARIKNALVDQSLLAGVGNAYSDEILHTAKVSPFATSRSIAEEQVRILYDAMRTVLTGAVERSVGQDAARLKGEKRSGMRVHARTGLPCPVCGDVVREVAFAEKSFQYCATCQTGGKVLADRRMSRLLK from the coding sequence ATGCCCGAGTTGCCTGAGGTGGAGGCTTTGGCCGATTTCCTGCGTGAACATGCGGCGGGAGCGGTAGTCGGTCGCGTGGATGTGGCGGCACTGAGCGTGCTGAAGACGTTCGATCCGCCGATCACGGCGTTACAGGGTCGCGATGTGACCGCAGTCGCGCGGTTCGGCAAGCATCTTGCACTCGACTGCGGCGGGTTGTGGCTGGTCACCCATCTCTCGCGTGGTGGGTGGCTACGTTGGATCGACAGCCCTTCAGACGCGCACCCGAAACCGGGCAAGGGACCGCTGGCGTTGCGCGTGCATCTGTTCACCCCGGAAGGTGGGGCGCCGGCATTCGATCTCACCGAGGCGGGCACGAAGAAGCGGCTTGCCGTGTGGGTAGTGCGCGACCCGCATGATGTGGAGGGGATCGCCCGACTCGGCCCCGACGCCCTGGCCATCAGCGAGCCCGAATTCGCGGCCCTACTCGGGTCAACGTCGGCGCGAATAAAGAATGCGCTCGTCGACCAGAGCCTGCTTGCGGGCGTGGGCAACGCCTATTCCGACGAAATACTGCACACCGCAAAGGTTTCCCCCTTCGCTACGAGTCGATCGATCGCCGAGGAGCAGGTGCGCATCCTGTACGACGCGATGCGGACTGTGCTCACCGGTGCGGTCGAGCGATCGGTCGGCCAGGATGCGGCGCGACTGAAGGGGGAGAAACGATCCGGGATGCGGGTCCATGCCCGGACGGGTCTGCCGTGTCCGGTATGCGGCGATGTAGTCCGTGAAGTGGCGTTCGCGGAGAAGTCTTTTCAGTATTGCGCCACTTGCCAGACCGGTGGCAAGGTGCTTGCCGATCGCCGGATGTCGAGGTTGCTGAAGTAG
- the cobF gene encoding precorrin-6A synthase (deacetylating), with protein MRELFVIGIGAGDPDQVTVQAIKAMNKVDVFFVVGKGDEKQDLVDLRTTILTEHVKRPHRVVAIADPPRDRTPSDYQGVVDDWHERRAMLFEAEFAAEPGVGAILVWGDPSLYDSTLRIVDRVLERGKVAFEYSVIPGVTSVQSLAAAHRIVLNRIGEPVHITTGRRLAEGLPDGVDNAVVMLDAHCTFTRVPGDNVQIWWGAYLGTPDEVIVAGNLRDVEDEIRRVRAELRERKGWIMDTYLIRR; from the coding sequence ATGCGAGAACTCTTCGTGATCGGAATCGGTGCCGGCGACCCCGACCAGGTGACTGTGCAGGCGATCAAGGCGATGAACAAGGTCGACGTGTTCTTCGTCGTCGGCAAGGGCGACGAGAAGCAGGATCTGGTGGATTTGCGCACCACCATCCTCACCGAGCACGTGAAGCGCCCGCACAGGGTGGTTGCAATCGCCGATCCCCCACGAGACCGGACCCCGTCCGACTACCAGGGTGTGGTGGACGACTGGCATGAGCGTCGGGCGATGCTGTTCGAGGCGGAATTCGCAGCCGAGCCCGGAGTCGGTGCGATTCTCGTGTGGGGCGATCCGTCTCTCTACGACAGCACCTTGCGGATCGTCGACCGGGTGCTAGAGCGCGGCAAGGTGGCTTTCGAGTACTCGGTGATCCCCGGTGTCACCAGCGTGCAGTCGCTCGCGGCTGCGCATCGGATCGTCCTGAACCGGATCGGTGAGCCCGTACACATCACCACTGGCAGACGACTGGCCGAGGGCCTGCCCGACGGTGTCGACAACGCGGTGGTCATGCTCGATGCCCATTGCACGTTCACCCGGGTTCCTGGCGACAACGTACAGATCTGGTGGGGGGCATATCTCGGTACGCCCGACGAGGTAATCGTCGCCGGAAATCTGCGCGATGTCGAAGACGAGATCCGGCGGGTCCGAGCCGAACTACGTGAACGCAAGGGCTGGATTATGGACACGTATCTGATCCGTCGGTAA
- a CDS encoding thymidylate synthase, which yields MTVPTPYEDLLRLVMTTGTPKADRTGTGTKSLFGHQMRWDLAEGFPLITTKKVHLKSIVYELLWFLRGDSNVRWLQDNGVTIWDEWADADGELGPVYGVQWRSWPTPSGDHIDQITQIIETVKSDPDSRRLIVSAWNVGDIPQMALAPCHAFFQFYVADGKLSCQLYQRSADMFLGVPFNIASYALLTHMVAQQTGLEPGDFIWTGGDCHIYDNHVDQVTEQLSREPLPYPTLKLNKRDSIFDYTFDDVEVVDYRHHPAIKAPVAI from the coding sequence GTGACTGTGCCGACCCCGTATGAAGATCTCCTCCGACTTGTCATGACCACCGGCACCCCTAAGGCCGACCGCACCGGCACCGGCACGAAGAGCCTCTTCGGCCATCAGATGCGCTGGGATCTCGCGGAGGGTTTTCCGCTGATCACCACGAAGAAGGTGCACCTGAAGTCGATCGTTTACGAACTGCTGTGGTTCTTGCGCGGCGACTCCAATGTGCGCTGGCTCCAGGACAACGGCGTCACGATCTGGGACGAGTGGGCAGACGCGGACGGTGAGCTCGGCCCCGTATACGGCGTCCAGTGGCGCAGCTGGCCTACCCCGTCAGGCGATCACATCGACCAGATCACTCAGATCATCGAGACTGTGAAATCCGATCCCGACTCGCGCAGACTCATCGTCTCGGCCTGGAACGTGGGCGACATCCCACAGATGGCGCTGGCGCCGTGCCACGCGTTCTTCCAGTTCTACGTAGCGGACGGCAAACTGTCCTGCCAGCTGTACCAGCGCAGCGCCGACATGTTCCTCGGCGTCCCGTTCAACATCGCAAGCTACGCACTCCTCACCCACATGGTGGCGCAGCAGACCGGACTCGAACCGGGGGATTTCATCTGGACGGGCGGCGACTGCCACATCTACGACAACCACGTGGATCAGGTCACCGAGCAACTGAGCCGTGAGCCGCTGCCGTACCCGACGCTGAAACTGAACAAGCGCGATTCCATCTTCGACTACACCTTCGACGACGTGGAGGTCGTCGACTACCGGCATCATCCCGCCATCAAGGCACCGGTGGCGATCTAG
- a CDS encoding dihydrofolate reductase, whose product MAARRVTLIWAQAKGGVIGRDNGIPWHVPEDMAFFKEVTYGHPVIMGRKTWDSLPPRFRPLPGRRNIVITRQPGWEAEGADVADGIESALALTDENVCVIGGAQIYSAAMPFATDLAVTEIGITTDGDSWAPTIDDTWQARDTGEWLTSAKNGTRFRRVFYARVRPPSGQN is encoded by the coding sequence GTGGCGGCCCGTCGGGTCACCTTGATCTGGGCGCAAGCCAAGGGAGGCGTCATCGGTCGTGACAACGGCATCCCCTGGCACGTCCCCGAGGACATGGCGTTCTTCAAGGAAGTCACCTACGGCCACCCGGTGATCATGGGCCGTAAGACGTGGGACTCGCTGCCGCCCAGATTCCGGCCGCTACCCGGACGCCGCAACATCGTGATCACTCGGCAGCCCGGCTGGGAAGCGGAAGGCGCGGACGTCGCCGACGGTATCGAATCCGCGCTCGCACTCACCGACGAAAACGTCTGTGTCATCGGTGGCGCTCAGATCTATTCGGCGGCGATGCCGTTCGCTACCGACCTCGCGGTCACCGAAATCGGTATCACGACCGATGGGGATTCGTGGGCGCCGACGATCGACGACACTTGGCAGGCTCGAGATACCGGCGAATGGCTCACCTCAGCCAAGAACGGCACGAGGTTCCGCCGAGTCTTCTACGCGCGGGTACGGCCCCCGAGCGGACAGAACTAG
- a CDS encoding cupin domain-containing protein, with protein MDKKSLTALARQQLKLAGGTSSGRSSQTVYGGHQRSLRQTVIALTAGQKMAEHESPGEATLYVLSGKLNLVSGENQWKGSTGDLLVIPAQRHSVEALDDVAFLLTVAM; from the coding sequence ATGGATAAGAAGTCACTGACTGCTCTTGCCCGTCAGCAACTGAAATTGGCGGGCGGGACTTCCAGCGGCCGAAGTTCGCAGACCGTCTACGGCGGACACCAACGCAGTCTCCGACAAACCGTCATCGCGCTGACCGCGGGTCAGAAGATGGCCGAACACGAGAGCCCGGGCGAAGCGACGCTCTACGTTCTCAGCGGAAAGCTCAACCTCGTATCCGGCGAAAACCAGTGGAAAGGCTCGACTGGAGACCTCCTGGTCATCCCCGCACAGCGCCACAGCGTCGAGGCGCTCGACGACGTCGCATTCCTGCTCACCGTCGCCATGTGA
- a CDS encoding sensor histidine kinase translates to MGSDGERVASAGAHREEPADVVPTRRSLQRLFEAVLVVGSGLELDSTLQRIVKSATSLLDARYGALGVRARGGGLSEFVYEGITAKERALMGHLPEGRGLLGLLIDDPRPVRIADLAEHPASIGFPPNHPPMKSFLGVPIMMRGKVFGSIYLTEKLSGPEFTDEDEVILRALATSAGVAIENARLFEESRTRERWLSAVASITSRLLVGGSLDDTLRTLAGQVRELSSGEEVFIVVTLGEGAVVSAADDCDAAARPLDDAFRTATQEEPIADVQRSRTPALLTGLEGFAPFSPKAGRAAALPLSTASGVGGVLVVTARGNAPWDPDEITRLESVADLAAIAVEFAAHQSKQRLLSVLADRDRIARDLHDNVIQRLFATGMSLRSTQAIGDVPDGVQSVVANAVEQLDRTVREIRTTIFDLHASGAASETSLRRRLLDVIGDLTAHSPLAPNVQFSGAIDTLVPAHIHQHAEAVLREALSNVLRHARASTIDVSVVAGDDLTITVADDGIGIADTASRSGLVNLERRAEHCGGTCTIDTRGSGTVVTWRVPLP, encoded by the coding sequence ATGGGATCGGACGGTGAGCGCGTGGCAAGCGCCGGCGCGCACCGGGAAGAACCCGCAGACGTAGTTCCCACCCGTAGGAGTCTTCAGCGGCTGTTCGAGGCGGTTCTGGTAGTTGGGTCGGGGCTCGAACTCGACTCGACCCTGCAGCGCATCGTCAAGTCGGCCACCTCCCTGTTGGATGCACGATACGGTGCCCTCGGTGTCCGCGCCCGCGGCGGCGGCCTATCCGAATTCGTGTATGAGGGCATCACGGCGAAAGAGCGCGCGCTGATGGGTCATCTCCCTGAGGGCCGCGGACTGCTCGGACTCCTGATCGACGACCCTCGTCCGGTCCGGATCGCCGATCTTGCCGAACATCCGGCTTCGATCGGATTCCCCCCCAATCATCCGCCGATGAAGAGCTTCCTGGGAGTGCCGATCATGATGCGGGGGAAAGTCTTCGGCAGTATCTATCTCACCGAGAAACTGAGCGGACCTGAATTCACCGACGAAGACGAAGTGATTCTTCGTGCGCTCGCGACGTCTGCCGGAGTGGCAATCGAGAATGCCAGGCTCTTCGAGGAATCCCGGACGCGGGAGCGGTGGCTTTCGGCCGTAGCATCGATCACGTCGCGGTTACTGGTGGGCGGATCGCTCGACGACACGCTACGCACGCTCGCCGGCCAAGTACGCGAGCTGTCGAGTGGAGAAGAGGTGTTCATCGTCGTCACTCTCGGCGAAGGAGCCGTGGTCTCCGCAGCCGACGACTGCGACGCAGCCGCACGTCCGCTCGATGACGCCTTCCGAACGGCCACACAGGAAGAACCGATCGCCGACGTGCAGCGCTCCCGCACACCCGCTCTGCTGACGGGTCTCGAGGGTTTCGCACCGTTCTCTCCGAAGGCGGGCCGCGCGGCGGCACTGCCACTGTCGACAGCATCGGGTGTCGGCGGAGTCCTGGTCGTCACCGCCCGCGGCAACGCCCCGTGGGATCCCGACGAAATCACCAGACTCGAGTCCGTCGCCGATCTGGCCGCCATCGCGGTGGAATTCGCCGCCCACCAGAGCAAGCAACGTCTACTCTCGGTGCTCGCCGACCGCGATCGGATCGCTCGGGATTTGCACGACAACGTCATTCAGCGGCTCTTCGCCACGGGCATGAGCCTGCGGTCCACACAGGCTATCGGCGATGTTCCCGATGGCGTACAGTCCGTCGTCGCCAACGCAGTCGAACAGCTCGACCGCACGGTGCGCGAGATCCGCACCACCATCTTCGACTTACATGCCTCTGGTGCCGCGTCCGAAACAAGTTTGCGCCGCCGCCTCCTCGACGTAATCGGTGATCTCACCGCCCACTCACCACTCGCCCCCAACGTGCAGTTCTCCGGGGCGATAGACACTCTCGTGCCCGCCCACATTCACCAACACGCGGAGGCGGTCCTACGGGAAGCCTTGAGCAACGTTCTGCGGCACGCTCGCGCAAGCACGATCGACGTATCGGTCGTCGCCGGGGACGACCTCACGATCACTGTGGCCGACGACGGTATCGGAATCGCCGACACCGCTTCGCGGAGCGGCCTGGTCAACCTCGAGCGGCGTGCCGAACACTGTGGCGGCACCTGCACCATCGACACTAGAGGGTCCGGAACGGTCGTTACGTGGCGCGTACCTTTGCCGTGA
- a CDS encoding response regulator transcription factor has protein sequence MTTRVFLVDDHEIVRRGLVDLLGSVPDLEVVGEAASVGEAMVRIPGSGADVAVLDVRLPDGSGVELCRNLLADLPQMRCLMLTSYSDDEALFDAIMAGASGFVLKQILGTDLVSAVRTVGEGGSLLDSRATSALMNRLRSERRDDPLEELSEQERAVFELIGEGMTNREIAERLFLAEKTVKNYVSRLLSKLGMQRRTQAAVLATELRSQR, from the coding sequence ATGACCACGCGGGTGTTCCTGGTCGACGACCATGAGATCGTGCGACGGGGGCTGGTCGATCTGCTCGGTAGCGTCCCGGATCTCGAGGTGGTAGGGGAGGCCGCGTCCGTCGGTGAAGCGATGGTGCGGATACCTGGCAGCGGTGCCGACGTCGCTGTGCTCGACGTCCGGTTGCCCGATGGCAGCGGCGTCGAATTGTGCCGCAACCTCCTGGCCGATTTGCCGCAAATGCGGTGCCTGATGCTCACGTCGTACTCGGACGACGAGGCGTTGTTCGATGCCATCATGGCGGGCGCTTCCGGGTTCGTCCTCAAGCAGATCCTCGGGACCGACCTCGTCTCGGCCGTTCGGACGGTTGGGGAAGGTGGGTCTCTGCTCGACAGCCGAGCAACGTCCGCGCTGATGAATCGGCTCAGGTCCGAGCGCCGCGACGACCCGCTCGAGGAGCTGTCGGAGCAGGAACGCGCCGTCTTCGAGTTGATCGGTGAAGGAATGACCAATCGGGAGATCGCCGAGAGGCTCTTCCTCGCGGAGAAAACGGTCAAGAACTACGTGTCACGTTTGTTGTCCAAACTGGGGATGCAAAGGCGCACTCAGGCGGCAGTGCTGGCCACCGAACTCCGCAGCCAACGTTGA
- a CDS encoding nitroreductase family protein has protein sequence MRRTTCTPELEVAMDNWSLGDIEVISRAIVSAPSIRGSWPWDLRLDGSRAEIHERPPSTNAQRLTSAPRADRLIACGASIANVELAMHALGRKIETTLLPDPRHPDLVATIRTVGSASASSTDLRLFSALARRRSHREAFAEIPVPAATIGDVVAAARIGGVTATLLAPDQASALADVLLYSEHRIRHEPHRRDIVPWTTHWLPRGGRASVDAFHTVLAREVSDSVLTCEVSDSVRLAAAIESETVLVFTSETQEPIDLLVTGIAMERAWLTAVDARLSASVLSHPLRIDDSAQRLAHRLNLTSHPQLILRIGY, from the coding sequence GTGCGGAGAACCACCTGCACGCCAGAGTTGGAGGTCGCGATGGACAACTGGTCGCTCGGTGACATCGAGGTGATCTCCCGTGCCATCGTCTCCGCGCCCTCCATCCGCGGCTCCTGGCCATGGGACTTGCGACTCGACGGCAGCCGCGCCGAGATCCACGAGCGCCCGCCTTCTACGAATGCACAGCGACTCACGAGTGCACCGCGGGCCGATCGCCTGATCGCATGCGGTGCCAGTATCGCGAACGTAGAACTCGCGATGCACGCTCTCGGCAGAAAGATCGAGACGACCCTGCTGCCCGACCCCCGTCATCCCGACCTTGTCGCGACCATCCGCACGGTCGGTTCCGCGTCGGCATCGAGCACCGACCTGCGACTGTTCTCCGCGCTGGCACGTCGACGGAGTCATCGAGAGGCGTTTGCTGAAATTCCAGTCCCCGCAGCGACAATCGGCGATGTTGTCGCTGCTGCGCGTATCGGAGGGGTGACCGCGACACTACTCGCCCCAGATCAGGCATCCGCACTGGCCGACGTCCTGCTCTACTCGGAACACCGCATTCGCCACGAACCGCACCGACGTGACATCGTCCCGTGGACTACGCACTGGCTTCCTCGGGGCGGTCGCGCATCGGTCGACGCCTTTCACACGGTGCTCGCCCGCGAGGTCTCCGACTCGGTACTCACCTGCGAGGTCTCCGACTCGGTGAGACTCGCCGCGGCCATCGAGAGCGAGACCGTCCTCGTGTTCACCTCTGAGACGCAAGAGCCTATCGACCTGCTAGTCACCGGTATCGCCATGGAGCGGGCGTGGCTGACCGCGGTCGATGCCCGGCTCAGCGCCTCCGTCCTCTCGCACCCTCTGCGCATCGACGATTCGGCGCAGAGGCTGGCTCACCGACTGAATCTGACGAGCCATCCGCAATTGATCCTGCGAATCGGATACTGA